A region of the Synechococcus sp. PCC 7502 genome:
GTTGGTGATGCAGATTCAATTTCAGGAACAGTTTCTGTATTTGGATTAAATTCATTTGAACTAATAGCAGAATTTTCTTCTGAAGTTGTAGGAGAATCCTCTGTAGATATTTTAGGAGATACTACCTCAGCCTTAGCAATGATCTCTTTAGTCCGAATTAAAAGTTGTTCAGTTATAGCATCCTGATTTACTATGTCTCCCTCAGTGGGTGGGGATTCAGGCTCTGCCGTAGGAACTGTAGGTACCTCTAAATTAGTTACAACTGGCTCTGGGGGAGTAGGAATTGGAACTTCTATAGAGACTTGAATTGCTTCCGTTATTGGTGCTGATTGGGGAGCCTCTATATCTGGGGTAATAGGAACTAAGGTCTCTACTAAATTAGTTACTTCAGATTCAGGAGATTCTGCTTGTGGTTCTTTTCCATCTGATGTTAAAACCTCTGTATCGCTTGTATTATTAACTGGATTATCAATAGCAACTTCTGGGGCGATCGCATTTGGTGCAGATACTGGCTCAACTATAGGGATAGGTTCTTCTGGGATAGTTTCAGAAACTGGTTTTGGTTGAGTAATTTCTGGTGTTTTTACTTCTGGTTTAACTGTGGGAGTATCTTTCCGTGATTGTGTTTGATCTTTAGGTTTCGGCTCTAATATCGCTTCTTGAATATGAGAATCTGAAATCAAGTATAAGAGGCGTGGCGATCGCTTACCTAGACTAGTAAAAGCCGAATTAATATTCTCTATAGGTAAAGGGTTGAGTTGATTTAAATCAGCCTCGGAACGCAAAAGCACCCTAATTGCCACCGCTCCCGCTTGCAAAAGTAAATTACTTACTAGAAAAAACGCTAACCACCAGATAATTCCAATAATTCTTAAACCGTCGGGTAATGGTAATACATTTTCAACCAAAGGCGCCCCCGCATAGATTTTACAGAAAATGGCATCAATTAAAACCCCGAGGGCGATCGCTACTAAAACCGTTTTAAATTCCTTAACAACCGTTAAAATGCGACGTTCATTATCATCGGTTAACTCTAGGGGCTTGGCAAATAACCATACACTAAATGGCGATAGGGGCTTCCACCACTGCAAAATTACTGGTAAAGCGATCGGGGGCAACCCTAAAACTGTAATCTCTAACCATTCAGGTAAAACTGGATCACCAACGCCTAAGCCTAGCATTCCTATAACTAAGGTGAGTGGTACTGCTGCTAGCAAAGCTATGTGAAACCATAGGAAGGGTTCTGCTTTTTGATAGTTGGAATTTAAGACATTGCCATTTGATAATTCTTGTTGAGCCATTTAGGTTATCCAAAGAGCGTATAATTTTAAGTTACCACGGGATAGCCTAACTCATGTCTGAAACTAAAACTTCCATAGCGCAGTACTATCATGAGCGCACTAAGTATGACCCTGAAACTATTGCTACAAAGGGAAGAGCTTTGGATTGGGATCAGCAACCTTCTGCCTTTAAGGTTTATCAAGTTGGTAAGGTTTACGATCTAAAGATGTATCTGACCGAAGATACTCCAAATAATTTTATTGCGGAAAAATGGCAACGACTCTCTCGGCTTTTGCTTTGTAGCTATGGACTAACCGCTAGAATTCGCACAGTCAACGGTGATATGTACCTGCGATCGGCACCATCGGCGGGGGGACTCTATCCAGCAGAAGTATATATTATTGCTAATAATCGCTCATTTTTACCGCCAGGTATTTACAACTATCAGCCTCAAACTCATGCCCTTGTGCATTTTTGGGAATCAGATCAAGTGTGGGAGCGTTTACAAGTTGCCTGCTTTACCCATCCTGTATTTAGGATTACGGATTTTGCGATCGCCACTACAGGGGTATTTTATCGATCAGCATGGCGGTACCAAGATCGGGCATATCGGCGCATTTTCCTTGATACAGGGCATTTATTAGGCAATATTGAACTGGCAGGAGCAATTAATGATTTCCGTCCTTACCTACTCGGTGGCTTTGATGATCAGGTAGTGAATGATTTGCTGTATTTAGATAAAACCCAAGAAGGAGCGATCGCTATAATTCCCATCCTTGATTTAAAAGATGATCTACCAGCAAACTCATCTCAAATTGCCCAAATTTTGACTACTGCCCCCACTGCCCTAGCTTCTGGCACAAATACTGACTATCCCCGCCTTGCCGATGGTGAACTCTTAGGCTACTTACATCAAGCTACGGAAATTCATAGCGAAATCCAGGGGGCTGGATCGGATTTGAAAATCGCAAAATCCCTAAATAACTTTGAGGATAAGTATAATTTTCCTTTCTGCACCAAGGTTTCAACTGTTACTAATTCTCTTAACTGGGGCACAGAATTAGAGGACTTAGAAAGTACAATCCTAAAACGGCGTTCTACCCGTGCTTTTACAGGGGAGCCTTTAAGCCTAGAACAGTTAAATACGATTTTAGATTTTGTCTATCAACCCATTCACTACATTAATCAGGGTTTAGATGGCGAGCCAGATTATTTCGATCTAAGTTTAATTGAAACCTTTATTGCCGTGTCTGCGGTTACAGGACTGGAAGATGGTTGCTATTACTATGCCCCAATTACTGAAGAGTTTCGCCAAATTCGCTTTAAAAACTTTCGTAAAGAGTTGCATTTTCTGTGCTTAGGACAAGACCTTGGACGAGATGCGAGTGCGGTGATTTTTCATACTGCCGACTTAAAAAAAGCTATAGAAAAGTATGGCGATCGCTCCTATCGGTATTTACATTTGGATGCTGGACATTTAGGACAAAGATTAAATTTGGCAGCGATTCAGTTGGGCTTGGGAGTTAGCGGAATTGCAGGATTTTTTGATGATCAAGTGAATGAGGTTCTGGGTATTCCTACGGATGAGGCAGTTTTGTATATTACGACTCTGGGTTATCCAAATTAGTTGCTATTTTTAGGATGTTTAGAAAGAGATCTCCATTGTAACAATAAGCAAAGCCTTGTGTCTGTCCGCTAAAATATACCCATAAAGTTTGGTTGATTACTGGTTGATTAATAATTATGTCCGATCGCCTAAAAACTTTCCGCAAACTCATGTCGTCTTTTGAAGGTAGTTCTAATCCTCAACGGGCGATCGAAAAGGGATTTTATATTGATTTACCTAATAATCCTGTAGGGGAAATTGCTCGGCGGGTGGAATTGCGTCCATCATCAGTGCATCTTTTATTGGGCGGCATCGGTTCAGGTAAAACCACCCAATTACTACTGGCTACAGAAAGACTCAATACCCTAGAGGATATAAAAGCGATCTATGTTGATATCACTCTCTACACTGATATATCTGACCTTCAACCTGGTGCATTAATAGCGATCGCTGCATTAGAACTTCTGAAATTATTAGATGAAGAGAAAATAACTTATCCAGAACGATACAGAAAAACAATAAATGATATTGCGCTTGGATACACTGAAACTAGAGAAGTTCTTTCTTTAGAGCAAATGATTGCACAAAGAAGTATAAGAATGACTATAAACGCTCCAAGAACTGAAGTTATTCAGCACAAAGGGCTTTTAGAAAGAAAAACAGAAAATGGTAGTAATGATCTAACAAGAACATTTTTTAAAATTGGTGAGAAAGTTAGAGAAACACTTGGCAAAAAAATCACTTTCTTTTTTGATGGATTGGATCGACTTAGTAACTCTCAGATTTTTATTAATTCAGCGTTGAAAGATGCGATCGAGATGAAGAAGTTTGGCTTTGGATCTGCACTAGTTGGTTCTGTAATTACAGCATACAAAGAGAGAGAAACTATTGAAAGCTTTGCGGGTGAGTTGTACTACATACCATATTTAGATGTTGAAGAACATGATGAAGCCTCTAAATTCTTTACAAATATTTTGGCAAAGCGAGATACCGATAATTTTATTACCGAGTCAACTAGAGCATTATTAATTTCTAATTCGGGAGGGGTTTTACGCGATCTAATGTCATTAGCTCAATCTGCCATTGAAGAAGCTTATTTTGATGGCTCTGAAAATATTGATTTAGTTCACGTTGAAAAAGCAGTTTGGTCTTTAACTCGTTCAAAAGTGGCAGGTTTAACTAAGGAAGGGTTAGAAACCATCAAACAAGTTTTAGCAGGGAAAAATTTCTTTCCCCAAACCCCAGAAGATTTGGAACTATTGGTTGGCGGCTATATTTTAGAGTACAGATTTCCGTTTAGACGCTTTGCTGTTCACCCAGTTATAGCCAAATATATTTCAACTCAAATTACTGTGAGTGTTGTAAGTGGATAAATTATCTTTAGATGAGTTATTGATTAAAAGGATTATCCATCTTGATAGTAATATTTGGGCAGTGCTGGTAGTGAAATCTGAGGATATACCCTCTACAGTTGTGGACTTACAAGATACTCTGGAAATTTTTATTAAGTCTGAGATTGCCGTTATTTCTGGTCAAAATGGCGTAAGAGAACTCATAGAACAAGTTAAAAAAGCAGAGCAAGACTATATCCTACTTTGGCAATTAGAATTATGGCAAACTGCGGACTGGAAATCTTTTGATGCGTTACGAAGCCGTTTGGATAAAGGTGACAAAGGCGGACTAATTTTGCTTACCGAGGAATCTACATATTCGTTGCTACATAATGCGCCTAATTTTGCTAGTTGGCTAGGTGCAAAGGTTTTTTACTTTGAAAAAGATGCAGAAATATTAACTGAGGAAGAAGCTCATATTCGACTTAGTGCTTTACAAGAGTGGACTGGAAAATCCAATGATGAGGTAATTAAATTAGCTGAAAACCTTCAACTTCCTCACGATCCTGAATACGCCGAGTGGTTAATTTTACTAAATCGAGGAGATTTGCTTGAGCAACAAAAGTAGCTGGAAGGAAATGTGTAAAGAAATTCAGAGTCGCTCATTTGATCACACTCCACTTGAAGTAAAAAATGCCAAGACTTTAAGAGCAGAAATTTTAAACATTCTCAATTTAGCTTCAGGTAAAAAGATTCTATCCAATAAACCTGATGAAATCATTAAATTACTAAAGCTTCAAGATTCATCTGAAGTCAAACAAAAAGGATATTCTGAAATTTTGGGAGGAGCCAAGAACTTTAAGCGTAATCCAGAAATTCCACATTTCAAGCTCCATAGCGGCTGCTGGTTCGATTTTGCAATTACCCTTGATGAAACAATCACACCTGCTCAAATAATTGCTTTCGATTTTGAGATCCGCTATCCTCCTGAAGTTTCAAAATGGTTTTTAAGATTTGATCTCAACTTGCCAGATCATGACAATGATGTCAAAAATATGCGCTTTCACTTTCATCCCAGCAATGATGACATCATGATTCATAGCCCGCCGATGTCACCGCTAGAGATCCTTCATTTATTTTTGTATGGGATAGAGATTCCTGAAAAGCAACGTTCTTAGCAAGTTTATTTCCGACCTGAGTTAGGTCTTATTTATGGCGTTTTATCTCAAGCCACTGTTGCAAAATTAAAGCTGCTGCCTTGCGATCAATTAGTGCCTTGTTATCTCTTGGCGAAATTCCTGAGTTCATCATCATTTGCTCTGCTTCAAAGGAGGTAAGGCGTTCATCCATAAACTCTAAATCTAGTTCTAAATGTTTAGCGGCACTGTAGGCAAATTTCTGTACATGCTTTGCCTGATAGCCAATACTACCGTCCATATTGTAGGGTAGCCCCACAACTAAGATATTAACTTCTCGTTCTATGACTAATTGTTGAAGTTCTGCCATATCCTGTTGCCAAGACTTGCGAAAAATAGTTGTGATCCCGTGGGCAATCAAGCCTGTGCGATCGCATCCTGCCACACCAATCCGTTTACGACCCACATCTAAGCCTAATGCTGCTACGATCAATTACTTTTCCAAATAATTTATAAGCTTATTTTACATCTGTAATTTATACAAAATTTATACGACTAATATTGAGAGTTATCTAGCTTGAAGCCTAATTATACCAAATCGAGGAGTATAGAGCCTGTTTCATATCTATTATGAGCAAGATTTATGATGCTTAGAAAATGCTAAATCCATACTCAAGTAGCCTAACAGATAAAGAATGGGAAATTATAGAACCATTGCTCCCAAAGAAAAAGCAAACTAGACCGCCAACTTGGACAAAAAGACAAATTTTAGACGGCATACTCTACCAACTCAAAAACGGTTGTAATTGGCGAGATATGCCCCGAGACTTACCACCATTCTCTACAGTGTATCGATACTACAAGGAGTGGAAAGATACAGGTACATTTACTGCGATTATGGAAGCTTTGCATGCAACAGCCCGTGAACAGTCAAAAAAAATCAAAATGGACAACTTTAATCATCATTGACTCACAAGCAGTGAAAAATACTTGTAATGCAAGTATAGAATCCAAGGGCTTCTGCTCCTACAAAGCAACTAACGGGATCAAAAGACATTTAGCCGTTGACACTCTGGGTATTTAACAAGAGCAAATGTATCAGATGACCAAGGACTGATTGAGATGTTAACGTTTAACATTGATTACTTCAAATCGAAGCCAGATGACATTACCCTAACTACGATATTGCTGGATAGTGGTTATCATATCGAAAAATTGACGACTGATTTACAGAAGGTTTATCCTGAGATTATGACTAAGATTAGGTTTGAAATTTCTCCTAAGGTATCAAAGCAACAGAAGGCAGAAAAAGGTCTGTCTGGGTTTGTAGTTGTGCCGACAAGGTGGGTAATTGAAAGGTCAAATGCTTGGGTTGAAAGATGCAAAATCTTAGTTAAGAACTTTGAGAGAACTCTCGTTAATGCTACAGCTAAACTCAATCTTTGCTTTATTCGCTTGATGCTAAAAAGAATTGCTACTCATGAGATATGAAACAGGCTCTACATTGCAGAGGATATGAAGGCAGGTGATATATTCACCAATGAAAATCTCAGGGCAATTCGTCCAGGCTTTGGTTTGCCACCAAAATATTATGATGTCATCATTGGTAAGCAGATTTCAAGGGATGTAAAACTTGGAGAGCCTCTAAGCTGGGATTTATTGACATAAGACTTTTTACTTAATTACAGCCTGCAACGGATACAGTATAAGTATTACCAATGGCATTAATTCCACCAACAAATACATTGACCTGAAACGGCTCGCCCTGCGATCGGGGGATGCCTTCTAACCTTAGGGGTTGTCGTACTTTAACTGCCACATTGTCTCTTTTATCTACTTCCGTACTGCTATTGTCGCTGTATTTTAGGTTTAATTTCACATCATAGTTGGCATTATTTTCAGGAATAATAGTTGCTACATAGCGATTAAAAGAACGCCCACCCGTCACAGCAAAATCAGTATTCCAATTATTATTAGTTACGAGTGTACTAATAGGAGAAACAGTTTTTTGTACTTTAGTACCATTAGCTCCGATGACTTTAAGGGCAGAACAGGTTTCAGCTTGGATAGGAAGAGCAAAAGATAAGCCTAGAAGTAGTCCTGTAAGTCCTAAAACCGTGATTTGTGTTGAATTTGATAACATATAAATCTCCTTAAAATTATAAAATTATGCGATATTTCAGAAGCATTTTAGGCTCTTGATAAAACGGCTTGGAGTTTTGCTTCGTCATCATAGGAAAGCGAAGTTTTCAGAACTTTACCTTCAAATTTGCTGAGGTCTTCTAAGACTTTATCGGAAGTGGCTTTTCTCACTAATACAAAAATTGCAGAGGTACCGGGTTCGATCGCTTTGCCCACATCTCGGATAAAGTTATCATCAATCCCAATATCTATTAATGATCCTGAAACTGCGCCTGCTAATGCCCCAACTGCCCCAATTGCCCAACCCAAGAGGGGATTAAAAAAGATTAAACCAAATAGTAGTCCCCAAAATCCCCCACTTAATGCGCCTGAAGTCACAAGTTCTTGAGTTTGTTTGATTTTTACTTTTCCTTCATTGTCCCGAATTACGATCGCCGCATCTTCTAAATCTATTAAATGTTCCCGTTGGAGCTTTCGGAGTTCTAGGATTACCTGATCAGCCGTGAATTCATCCTTAAAACCAACCGCAATTAGACTACTCATATATTTTCCTACTTAGATTATTGGAGATGATTGGAAGCGTAAATTTTCCTATTCATTTGTTACTCAACCAAAGCTGCTTTCCCAGCTTCAGGAGCGCGTAATTCTTCCAAAGATAGCTTCGGGGTTTCTGTGTAAACTGAATCCAGCAAAATTTCTAGGACATCAGCTTCACGAGCAATAGCGATCGCCTGATGGGTAATTAATTCACCGACATTAAGAATCACCTCGTCATTCCGATCAAGAATAACCCTAGTCACTGCACGACCTAAAGCCCCATTAATTCTCTTATCTTCAATTACTTGAGTTCCATGCTCCTGGAGATTGCTAGCAGTTTCTTTAACTTTTTCCCATAACCCTTTAGCTCCATCTTTAACCTGTGTCCCCACATCAGAACCCGTAGTTTTTAAGGCATCAACTGTGGTTAATCCCACCGCCTCTAATAGAGCTTGTTCTTGATGATGGGTTTTAGCTCTAGCAATTACTTGGGGAGTGACAATTTGTCCTTCTACTGCCACAACCGATCCTTCAGATGTAAACACTGTCCTATGCACTCGCCGTCCTTGAGACTGTTCTAAACTAATATTGGCAGTCATACCTACTACAGCATCAGTTATCTTCTCTCCTAATCTGCCCCTGACATTACCGCCTGTGGTTCGATAGAGTTCGTCGATCATCCCGTGGTTACGAGCCACCAGAATATCGGCTTGATTTACAACCTGACCTTCTTGAACTATGATTACGCCTTCGGGAGTTATCAAGGTTTTTTGAGCAATTTTTCCTAAGATAAAATCTTCCTGCTCTTCAGGATTGACAACAGCATTTGTCAGCTTAGTATTTGCCATCTGCGTAACTTCTTGTAACTTCTCTCCTGTCAGTTGGGCAGCTTCTTGAGCCTTTTCACCTGCAACATGGGCTATCTCTTGAACTTTGCCACCCACTGTTTCAAGGGTTGCCCTAATTCCTCCCACTTGTTCTTCCATTAATTCAGCAGTTTCAGAGGGAACAAACGCCACATCTTCACCAATTTTTATGGTATTGGGAGCAGGCACAAAAGAGCGACCAGAATAGGCATCAGCAAAAATACCTCCCGAGACTTCGTAACCTTCAATCACCCCACTAATATCATCAAAGTAAAGGTCAATCATAGTTCCTAAATCACGACCATCAACAGTCATAATCCGAGTACCTCTAAGAATATTATCCCTTGTTAGGATATTCTGAATTGCAGGATAGTTAGTGGCTGGGGAAATAGCATCCGCAGAGGGAACAATTATTGCATCAGAACCGATCGCAGTGATCATACTTAAAGGCACCACCAAAGCATCACTAAACCAGCCTGCTTCATCTACTAGAAATCCTAATAGTAAATTACTCTCTTGATCAAAAATCAAATCTACAACTGTCTTCAGCTTTTCTCCAGAGTCAAAGGCAACTACTGGCTTACCAATCATATCTCTACCATTTCGCATTGTAATTACTCTCCAATTCCTTTTCTGTCATAAACTAAAACTGATACCTACTCAAAAAGCAATTCTAAAATTTTCTCTTTCACCAAAGATGATCTTAATTAGTAGAATTATTAGACTTATTTATTTGTACTGGCATTTGAGTAGAAGTGCTAGTTGGTTTGGGTTCTTTACCAGTATCGGGAATAATATTAATTACACCGAAGTATTCCAATGCTATTGTGCCAAGGGCAGCAATCAATAGTCCTAAACCAATTGATAAAGCTGGATTAAATTTTTTTCCTACAAGTCTTGGCATATATCCTCTCGATTAAATTCAATGGATAGAATGGATAAATTTAGAATTACTTACCCATTAGTTAGCGAACTGTAAGTATGGAAATTCGTTTTCTAATGGATAAGTTAACTCAGAAATACTGGAATGATTCCCAATATTACTTTTGATGTTCCTTGTGTTCTATGCTATCTTTCACAGACTCAATCACATCACTTGCCTTGTGTTTGGCTTTCTCTACGCCTTTACCAATAGCATCTTTAGCCCGTTCAGCCGCTTCTTTAGCTTTCTCAAAATTCTCCTTAGTACCTTCGGTCACATTCTCTACTAAGTCTCTAGCATGATCTCCTAAATCTTTATTAGAATTATGTTCATCATGAATATCGTGATTTGCTTTTTTGGCTGCTTCTGCGGCTTGATCGATTTTGTTATCTATACTCATAACAGTTTCTCCTTTGTTAAATTGAAAAATCTATTTGGAAATTCAAATCTTGAGTTTTACTGTCCAAAAAATTCCTTGACAGAATCAACAGCCTCACCCACAGCATTTCCAGATTTGTTTGCTAATTCTTTGGTTTTATCCATAACTTCATTAGTGCGATCGCCAATGGCATTTTTGGTATTTTCCGCCGCAGTTTTGAGATTACGGACATTTTGTCTATTTGTAGCATCTATATCTTTAGCTGCTTCACTTGTGTTATTTCCCATTTCTTTAGCAAGGTCATTCACTTTGGCAACTACCTTATCTCCTCTACCATCATGAAGATCACGGGTTAATTCCTTGGTGGTATCCGTTGTTTTATTAGTTGCAGTATCTATTTGCTGACCAAAGCTAGCTGCGATCGCATGAGAATTAGAAAATGTAAATTGCAGAATTAATGCTAAAGCTACCCCAATTACTAAATTTCTAATCAAACCAATAGTATTTTTAATATTAGTCATTTATTTCACCTCTTTGTGTAATCTATTGACATCATCAGCATTACATCCTGTTGCTTGAAATCATGTTTGATGGTTGTATAAGTTGCACAAGTTGTCTGAAATTGACATAAACCTTCACGTTTTGCCTTACTATCTATTCAATTTCCGATAAATTCTAGGGTATAGACATCCTTGAGCTTTATATAAAAACTACGACAGATAAAGTCATAAACATCATCTATCGTACTTATTCAAATAACTCGAATTGGAAGATCACCTAGGGACTAACTTACTTAATACTCAATAGGAATTAAGCAATTCACTGACCATTAGTAGTTTTCGTAGGTGGAACTACAAAATTAGGAGTGGTGGTAGTAGTAGTGGAAGGAACATTAACATCAACCTTGGGGACAATTACCGTAGGAGGAGGAACGTTAACCTCAACCTTAGGAGCAGGCTGTGCAGGTATATTAACTTCAACATTTGGAGTTGTCTGGGGTGTGGCATCTTTAGTTGTTGTGTTATTGCGCTCAATCACGGTTGATTTATTCTCTTTAATTATATTAGTTGCTCCTGGTAATACAATTGTCGAACTTGGGCGATTATTCAAATAATATAAGCCTGCTCCTACTCCCGTAGCCAAAATGAGTAAAACCGCAATAACTAATCCAGTGGCACTATTATCACTCCGCGCCCTAGAGGTAGTTTGTTCAGTTACTCTATATCCATCTACAGGCGTGATCGGATTAGATGTTACTTTTCTAGTAGTGATTTCTTTTTCATCATCCATGATTTTTAATAATCTCCATTTTGTTGTTAAGTGAATGAGAACTAATTACTTCTCATTATTCATTTATGTTCTAAGCTGATCTGATGAGACGTAATCCAAATAAGAGGATCACGGCACCAATTGTGGCAACGATCAAACTGCCTAGCAATCCGCCGCCCGCAGAGACGCCAAAGGTACTGAATATCAGCCCGCCCAGTAATGCGCCAATGATGCCGACTACAATGTCACCCACCAAGCCAAAGCCGCTGCCCTTGACTAACTGTCCTGCTAGCCAACCAGCCGCCATGCCAATTAAAATAAACCAAAGAATATTCATATTTTTTCTTTCTTGCCTTTCAAGTGTTTGAATTTACGGATTTTTTACTAACTGTTACCACAAGCCTCGAACTGGCGGATTGACAGGTGCGGGAATAGGAGCTGGTGCATTATAGGGAATTGGGGTGACTTGACGAATCACTGGTTCTCTATAGACAACTGCTTGTGGCTCATACATCCACATTGCCCCAACCACGGGAATAGTTGCTAGACAGCATTCAGATTTATACCAAATCCGTTTTCCTTCTTCTAAACCTTCACTAGCAGGACTTTCTGTAACTGTACAATATCTGCGAGTTTGGGAAATTGAAAATGCTCCCTCTTTCAGTAGTCCATCACTGATGGCATCGACATAGGGTCCACGATAGATACCTTGAATCACATTGCGATTATAAAGATAGACAGATGATCCTACTTGAAGATTATATTTACTAAACATCCAATAGGGAACGTAGTAATTATGGGCTTCTACTTCTCTTCCTTTAAAGGTAATGATATTGCCAGAAATATTCTGAATTACCTGTGGTGAAGAACTATCTATAAACTCACCTGTTTCTGCTTGGGCTGATGTCACTCCGATTAATGCCGTGGAGGCGATCGCAATTGACATCGTAGTAAAAAAGTAACCTAGACTTAACTTTTGCATGACCTTAATCCTCCAAAAAC
Encoded here:
- a CDS encoding low-complexity tail membrane protein, producing MAQQELSNGNVLNSNYQKAEPFLWFHIALLAAVPLTLVIGMLGLGVGDPVLPEWLEITVLGLPPIALPVILQWWKPLSPFSVWLFAKPLELTDDNERRILTVVKEFKTVLVAIALGVLIDAIFCKIYAGAPLVENVLPLPDGLRIIGIIWWLAFFLVSNLLLQAGAVAIRVLLRSEADLNQLNPLPIENINSAFTSLGKRSPRLLYLISDSHIQEAILEPKPKDQTQSRKDTPTVKPEVKTPEITQPKPVSETIPEEPIPIVEPVSAPNAIAPEVAIDNPVNNTSDTEVLTSDGKEPQAESPESEVTNLVETLVPITPDIEAPQSAPITEAIQVSIEVPIPTPPEPVVTNLEVPTVPTAEPESPPTEGDIVNQDAITEQLLIRTKEIIAKAEVVSPKISTEDSPTTSEENSAISSNEFNPNTETVPEIESASPTTPTSES
- a CDS encoding transposase; its protein translation is MLTFNIDYFKSKPDDITLTTILLDSGYHIEKLTTDLQKVYPEIMTKIRFEISPKVSKQQKAEKGLSGFVVVPTRWVIERSNAWVERCKILVKNFERTLVNATAKLNLCFIRLMLKRIATHEI
- the ruvX gene encoding Holliday junction resolvase RuvX; its protein translation is MIVAALGLDVGRKRIGVAGCDRTGLIAHGITTIFRKSWQQDMAELQQLVIEREVNILVVGLPYNMDGSIGYQAKHVQKFAYSAAKHLELDLEFMDERLTSFEAEQMMMNSGISPRDNKALIDRKAAALILQQWLEIKRHK
- a CDS encoding transposase, which translates into the protein MLNPYSSSLTDKEWEIIEPLLPKKKQTRPPTWTKRQILDGILYQLKNGCNWRDMPRDLPPFSTVYRYYKEWKDTGTFTAIMEALHATAREQSKKIKMDNFNHH
- a CDS encoding SAF domain-containing protein; protein product: MAEDMKAGDIFTNENLRAIRPGFGLPPKYYDVIIGKQISRDVKLGEPLSWDLLT
- a CDS encoding SagB/ThcOx family dehydrogenase: MSETKTSIAQYYHERTKYDPETIATKGRALDWDQQPSAFKVYQVGKVYDLKMYLTEDTPNNFIAEKWQRLSRLLLCSYGLTARIRTVNGDMYLRSAPSAGGLYPAEVYIIANNRSFLPPGIYNYQPQTHALVHFWESDQVWERLQVACFTHPVFRITDFAIATTGVFYRSAWRYQDRAYRRIFLDTGHLLGNIELAGAINDFRPYLLGGFDDQVVNDLLYLDKTQEGAIAIIPILDLKDDLPANSSQIAQILTTAPTALASGTNTDYPRLADGELLGYLHQATEIHSEIQGAGSDLKIAKSLNNFEDKYNFPFCTKVSTVTNSLNWGTELEDLESTILKRRSTRAFTGEPLSLEQLNTILDFVYQPIHYINQGLDGEPDYFDLSLIETFIAVSAVTGLEDGCYYYAPITEEFRQIRFKNFRKELHFLCLGQDLGRDASAVIFHTADLKKAIEKYGDRSYRYLHLDAGHLGQRLNLAAIQLGLGVSGIAGFFDDQVNEVLGIPTDEAVLYITTLGYPN
- a CDS encoding GlsB/YeaQ/YmgE family stress response membrane protein yields the protein MNILWFILIGMAAGWLAGQLVKGSGFGLVGDIVVGIIGALLGGLIFSTFGVSAGGGLLGSLIVATIGAVILLFGLRLIRSA
- a CDS encoding PRC-barrel domain-containing protein translates to MRNGRDMIGKPVVAFDSGEKLKTVVDLIFDQESNLLLGFLVDEAGWFSDALVVPLSMITAIGSDAIIVPSADAISPATNYPAIQNILTRDNILRGTRIMTVDGRDLGTMIDLYFDDISGVIEGYEVSGGIFADAYSGRSFVPAPNTIKIGEDVAFVPSETAELMEEQVGGIRATLETVGGKVQEIAHVAGEKAQEAAQLTGEKLQEVTQMANTKLTNAVVNPEEQEDFILGKIAQKTLITPEGVIIVQEGQVVNQADILVARNHGMIDELYRTTGGNVRGRLGEKITDAVVGMTANISLEQSQGRRVHRTVFTSEGSVVAVEGQIVTPQVIARAKTHHQEQALLEAVGLTTVDALKTTGSDVGTQVKDGAKGLWEKVKETASNLQEHGTQVIEDKRINGALGRAVTRVILDRNDEVILNVGELITHQAIAIAREADVLEILLDSVYTETPKLSLEELRAPEAGKAALVE
- a CDS encoding DUF1269 domain-containing protein, translating into MSSLIAVGFKDEFTADQVILELRKLQREHLIDLEDAAIVIRDNEGKVKIKQTQELVTSGALSGGFWGLLFGLIFFNPLLGWAIGAVGALAGAVSGSLIDIGIDDNFIRDVGKAIEPGTSAIFVLVRKATSDKVLEDLSKFEGKVLKTSLSYDDEAKLQAVLSRA